A region of Vitis riparia cultivar Riparia Gloire de Montpellier isolate 1030 chromosome 1, EGFV_Vit.rip_1.0, whole genome shotgun sequence DNA encodes the following proteins:
- the LOC117922110 gene encoding glutathione S-transferase U17-like: MATSDVKLLGAWPSPFALRVHIALNIKSIDYECLEENLLAKSQLLLQSNPVHKKIPVLIHHDKPICESLAIVQYIDEAWSSAPSILPSDPYDRAVARFWAAYIDDKWFPWLNGVANAQGAEAKKAALDQVREGLVVLEEAFGKCSKGKDFFSGDRIGYVDIALGCFLRWVYVAEKRNDVKLLVEDKMPGLAAWANKFCEDGAVKDVMPDKDELLEFANMILEARAKLNASSNN; the protein is encoded by the exons ATGGCTACGAGCGACGTGAAGCTACTGGGTGCGTGGCCAAGCCCATTCGCCTTGCGAGTCCACATCGCCCTTAACATCAAATCCATTGACTACGAGTGTCTCGAAGAGAACCTGCTAGCCAAGAGCCAGCTCCTCCTCCAATCCAACCCAGTACACAAGAAAATCCCAGTTCTCATCCACCATGACAAACCCATATGCGAGTCCCTCGCCATTGTTCAGTACATCGACGAGGCTTGGTCCTCCGCTCCCTCCATCCTCCCCTCAGACCCTTACGACCGCGCTGTTGCCCGCTTCTGGGCTGCTTATATTGACGACAAG TGGTTTCCATGGCTGAATGGGGTAGCGAATGCTCAAGGAGCGGAGGCAAAAAAGGCGGCGTTGGATCAAGTACGTGAAGGGTTAGTGGTACTGGAGGAGGCGTTTGGGAAGTGCAGCAAAGGTAAGGATTTCTTCAGCGGGGATCGAATTGGATACGTTGATATTGCTCTAGGGTGCTTCTTGCGGTGGGTGTATGTGGCGGAGAAGAGGAACGACGTAAAGCTGCTTGTTGAAGACAAGATGCCTGGTCTGGCTGCATGGGCAAACAAGTTTTGTGAGGATGGTGCTGTGAAGGATGTGATGCCAGACAAAGATGAGCTATTGGAGTTTGCTAACATGATCCTTGAAGCCAGGGCCAAACTCAATGCCTCTTctaataattaa